The proteins below come from a single Candidatus Aminicenantes bacterium genomic window:
- a CDS encoding sodium-translocating pyrophosphatase, translating to MSLMNLFILAPLGSVLALISAFYFYRFMKRQDPGTADMQRIAGYVQKGAMVYLKRQYRVVTFVFLMIFLIFSFMAYVLHTQNPWVPFAFITGGFFSGLSGFLGMRTATFASNRTTAGAKHSLNKGLQIAFRSGAVMGLVVVGLALLDISLWFIILRHFIPESVSQLSIITTTMLTFGMGASTQALFARVGGGIFTKSADVGADLVGKVEAGIPEDDPRNPATIADNVGDNVGDVAGMGADLYESYAGSILSTAVLGVAAGYGLGGVLAPMVIAGIGVIFSVLGVFLVRSEEKASQKVLLRALARGINASTFLTLIASFFILVLFKDSFHGRHVGIFLAVITGLIAGWVIGKITEYYTSQDYKPTKYVAEQSQTGPATVIIAGIATGMQSTGFPVLIIALAVIVSYALSGGFSTDPNAINLGLYGISFASVGMLSTLGITLATDAYGPIADNAGGNAEMTHQDPEVRQRTDALDALGNTTAATGKGFAIGSAALTAMALLAAYIEEIKIGFMHMGQKFITINGVQKAIADTYISDWISYYNLTIFNPKVLAGLFIGAMMVFVFCSMTMKSVGRAAGKMVDEVRRQFREIAGIMEGKAEPDYGRCIEISTRAAQHEMIIPSLTAIVVPVTMGLIFGVAGVIGLLAGGLTSGFVIAVFLNNSGGTWDNAKKYIEEGHLGGKKLPDGSRNPNHSAAVIGDTVGDPFKDTAGPSLNILIKLMSMVAVVFAGLIVKYGDLLQRIITAWQR from the coding sequence ATGAGTTTAATGAACTTGTTTATCCTGGCGCCGCTGGGCTCCGTCTTGGCCCTGATCAGCGCCTTTTATTTTTACCGTTTCATGAAAAGGCAGGACCCGGGCACGGCCGACATGCAGCGCATCGCCGGCTACGTGCAGAAAGGAGCCATGGTCTACCTCAAGCGGCAATACCGCGTGGTGACCTTCGTGTTCCTTATGATCTTCCTTATTTTTTCCTTCATGGCCTACGTGCTGCACACGCAGAACCCATGGGTGCCCTTCGCCTTCATCACCGGCGGTTTCTTTTCCGGACTGTCAGGCTTTTTAGGCATGCGTACGGCCACCTTCGCCTCCAACCGCACCACCGCCGGCGCCAAGCACTCCCTGAACAAGGGGCTGCAGATCGCCTTCCGTTCCGGCGCCGTCATGGGCCTGGTGGTAGTAGGCCTGGCTTTGTTGGATATATCGCTGTGGTTTATCATTCTGCGCCATTTCATCCCTGAAAGCGTCAGCCAGCTCTCCATCATCACCACCACCATGCTGACCTTCGGCATGGGCGCATCGACGCAGGCCCTGTTCGCCCGCGTCGGAGGCGGCATCTTCACCAAGTCGGCCGACGTCGGCGCCGACCTGGTCGGCAAGGTGGAAGCCGGGATCCCCGAGGACGACCCGCGCAACCCGGCCACCATCGCCGACAACGTCGGCGACAATGTCGGCGACGTCGCCGGCATGGGCGCCGACCTGTACGAGTCGTACGCCGGCTCGATCCTGTCCACGGCAGTTCTGGGCGTGGCCGCCGGCTACGGCCTGGGCGGCGTCCTGGCGCCGATGGTCATCGCCGGTATCGGCGTGATCTTCTCGGTCCTGGGCGTTTTTCTCGTGCGCTCGGAAGAGAAGGCCTCGCAGAAGGTTCTGCTGCGGGCGCTGGCACGCGGCATCAACGCCAGCACCTTCCTGACCCTGATCGCCTCCTTCTTCATCCTGGTGCTGTTCAAGGATTCGTTCCACGGGCGGCACGTGGGCATTTTCCTGGCGGTGATCACCGGCCTGATCGCCGGCTGGGTGATCGGCAAGATTACCGAGTATTACACCTCGCAGGATTACAAGCCGACCAAGTACGTGGCCGAACAGTCGCAGACCGGCCCGGCCACGGTCATCATCGCCGGCATCGCCACCGGCATGCAGTCCACCGGCTTCCCGGTGCTGATCATCGCCCTGGCGGTGATCGTCAGCTACGCCCTGAGCGGCGGCTTCAGCACCGACCCAAACGCCATCAACCTCGGCCTTTACGGCATCAGCTTCGCCTCGGTGGGCATGCTGTCCACCCTGGGCATCACCCTGGCCACCGACGCCTACGGCCCCATCGCCGACAACGCCGGCGGCAACGCCGAAATGACCCATCAGGATCCCGAAGTACGCCAGCGCACCGACGCCCTCGACGCGCTGGGGAACACCACCGCCGCCACCGGCAAGGGCTTCGCCATCGGCTCGGCGGCCCTGACGGCCATGGCGTTGCTGGCCGCCTACATCGAGGAGATCAAGATCGGCTTCATGCACATGGGACAGAAGTTCATCACCATCAACGGCGTGCAAAAGGCCATCGCCGATACCTACATCAGCGATTGGATCTCCTATTACAACCTGACCATATTCAATCCCAAGGTACTCGCCGGCCTGTTCATCGGCGCCATGATGGTCTTCGTTTTCTGCTCCATGACCATGAAGTCGGTCGGCCGCGCCGCCGGCAAGATGGTCGACGAAGTGCGGCGCCAGTTCCGCGAGATCGCCGGCATCATGGAAGGAAAGGCGGAACCCGACTACGGCCGCTGCATCGAGATCAGCACCCGCGCCGCCCAGCACGAGATGATCATTCCCTCGCTGACCGCCATCGTCGTCCCCGTGACCATGGGCCTGATTTTCGGGGTGGCCGGAGTGATCGGCCTGTTGGCCGGCGGCCTTACCTCGGGCTTCGTCATCGCCGTATTCCTGAACAATTCGGGCGGCACCTGGGACAACGCCAAGAAATACATCGAGGAAGGCCACCTGGGCGGCAAAAAGCTACCCGACGGCAGCCGCAACCCCAACCACAGCGCCGCGGTCATCGGCGATACCGTGGGCGACCCCTTCAAGGACACCGCCGGCCCCTCGCTGAACATCCTGATCAAGCTGATGTCCATGGTCGCGGTCGTCTTCGCCGGCCTGATCGTCAAATACGGCGACCTGCTGCAGCGGATCATTACCGCCTGGCAGCGCTGA